The proteins below are encoded in one region of Vibrio sp. ED004:
- a CDS encoding coniferyl aldehyde dehydrogenase — translation MSHNLDLEPNTSSTNDMDQIFNRQQDHYRNNVNPTLEQRRNDLSVLKTLLMRYQEQLIEAVSEDYGHRAKHDSLIADITPSLHQINYSDKNLKKWLKPSRRKAGLMLTPAKITVHYQPVGVVGIIVPWNFPVMLALGPLITALAAGNTAMLKMSEFTPATNRVLKAMLAEGFSEDQVAIIEGEADVSAKFSQLAFDHILFTGSTAVGKHVMKAAAANLTPVTLELGGKSPTIIAPDFDVADAVERILFAKSLNAGQICVAPDYILLPREKVDAFITAYKRYFKKLYKAGIESKDLTSVVNMRQYNRLQSVVEDAKSKGAVIHTVTEQAQDDVNHRMTPHLLTEVNDDMVAMQEELFGPVLPIVPYDSIEEAISYITTRESPLALYLMSHNKKTQDRFLSETHSGGVCINDSLVHVAAEDAPFGGIGPSGMGHYHGIEGFKTFSHAKTVLTRGKINFTKLMHPPYNNPIKKMMFKVLNR, via the coding sequence ATGAGCCATAATCTAGACCTTGAACCAAACACGTCGAGCACCAACGACATGGATCAAATATTCAACCGACAACAAGATCACTACCGTAACAACGTTAATCCAACACTTGAGCAGAGACGAAATGATCTCTCAGTATTGAAAACCCTATTAATGCGCTATCAAGAGCAGTTAATTGAAGCGGTATCTGAAGATTATGGCCATCGAGCAAAACACGACAGCTTAATTGCTGACATCACCCCTTCCCTACACCAAATCAATTACAGTGATAAAAACCTTAAGAAGTGGTTGAAGCCTTCACGTCGTAAAGCCGGCCTGATGCTCACACCAGCCAAGATTACTGTGCATTATCAACCGGTAGGTGTAGTGGGCATCATCGTTCCTTGGAACTTCCCAGTAATGCTCGCTTTAGGGCCTCTCATCACAGCGTTGGCGGCAGGTAATACCGCAATGCTCAAGATGTCTGAGTTTACTCCTGCGACCAACCGTGTTTTAAAAGCAATGTTGGCCGAAGGCTTCAGTGAAGATCAAGTGGCGATCATCGAAGGTGAAGCCGATGTGTCCGCTAAATTCAGCCAGCTAGCGTTTGACCATATCCTGTTCACAGGCTCAACCGCTGTTGGTAAGCACGTGATGAAAGCTGCCGCTGCTAACCTAACACCTGTGACACTTGAGCTAGGCGGGAAATCTCCAACCATTATTGCCCCAGATTTCGATGTCGCAGACGCGGTTGAGCGCATCCTGTTTGCCAAGAGCTTAAACGCAGGTCAAATCTGTGTTGCACCTGATTACATCTTGCTGCCACGAGAGAAAGTCGATGCATTTATCACCGCTTACAAGCGCTACTTCAAGAAACTGTATAAAGCGGGAATTGAGAGCAAAGACTTAACCTCAGTGGTTAACATGCGTCAGTACAATCGCTTGCAAAGCGTAGTTGAAGATGCGAAGTCAAAAGGTGCTGTGATACATACCGTTACCGAGCAGGCACAAGACGACGTGAACCACAGAATGACACCGCACCTTCTCACCGAAGTGAATGATGACATGGTGGCAATGCAAGAAGAGTTGTTTGGCCCTGTGCTTCCTATCGTTCCTTATGATTCAATTGAAGAAGCGATAAGTTACATCACCACAAGAGAGAGTCCACTTGCGCTGTACCTAATGAGTCACAACAAGAAAACCCAAGACAGATTCCTATCGGAAACTCACTCAGGCGGCGTTTGTATCAATGACTCTTTGGTGCATGTGGCAGCGGAAGACGCACCGTTTGGTGGTATTGGCCCTTCAGGCATGGGACACTACCACGGCATTGAAGGCTTCAAGACCTTTAGCCATGCAAAAACCGTGTTGACTCGAGGCAAGATCAATTTCACTAAGTTGATGCACCCTCCATACAACAACCCAATCAAGAAAATGATGTTCAAAGTACTGAATCGATGA
- a CDS encoding TetR/AcrR family transcriptional regulator: MITKRQKILDAALLLFSQQGLEGTSTGQIAKTACVAKATLFHHFENKSLLIDELFRELKVELFSTLAQHTEIAEQNRYQAFKFMWMTGIEWALENPVAMKFFTNVHFDPTTQTREVIVSQMFASLDDIVLKGQEARELMVLDINLVRHFIHSHFLICANWLIEQDELSQEQSDKYINDSFDMCWRAVGGQNT, from the coding sequence ATGATTACAAAAAGGCAAAAAATCCTAGATGCTGCACTCCTACTCTTTTCCCAACAAGGGTTAGAGGGCACATCTACAGGGCAAATAGCGAAGACCGCATGCGTAGCAAAAGCGACGCTGTTTCATCACTTTGAGAACAAATCTCTACTGATTGATGAGCTGTTTCGTGAATTGAAAGTAGAGCTATTTTCTACTCTGGCTCAGCACACAGAAATCGCTGAACAAAATCGCTATCAAGCCTTTAAATTCATGTGGATGACTGGAATTGAGTGGGCATTGGAAAACCCAGTCGCCATGAAGTTCTTCACCAATGTTCATTTTGACCCAACGACTCAAACTCGTGAAGTCATTGTGTCGCAGATGTTCGCATCACTCGATGACATCGTACTGAAAGGACAAGAAGCTAGAGAGTTAATGGTGTTAGACATTAATCTTGTTAGACACTTCATCCACAGCCATTTTTTGATTTGTGCCAACTGGCTAATCGAGCAAGACGAGTTATCGCAAGAGCAATCAGACAAGTACATCAATGATAGCTTTGATATGTGTTGGCGAGCTGTCGGCGGACAAAACACGTAA
- a CDS encoding leucine-rich repeat-containing protein kinase family protein codes for MHTLEQLKSGQLKGVKRLKLSEGLTEFPLEILELADSLEILDLSGNQLSELPQELTQLTNLRIIFASNNLFTHLPDVLGSLPKLEMVGFKTNQIKTVSEESLPAQLRWLILTDNAIEVLPNSLGERPRLQKLALAGNQLRTLPESMEKLSNLGLVRLSANQLTEFPEFLIKLPKLAWLAFAGNPFCKHPSSLDSVPAVSSQCYSLNQVLGQGASGVISHASWLNSDFDFPQEVAVKVFKGEVTSDGYPHDELEACLQAGHHSNLVKSIAQVDEQDYLALVMELIPSSYYNLGLPPTLETCTRDTFPEGFELPIAQIDNIVTQMIDVFNHLHDNKVCHGDLYAHNTLVNEQGQMIFGDFGAATIYGYLTEEQQQGIRRIEARALKYFIEDLLTVCSTEDRDSEQYKKLENYHA; via the coding sequence TTGCATACTCTAGAACAATTAAAATCAGGGCAACTAAAAGGTGTTAAGCGCTTAAAACTGTCAGAAGGTCTCACCGAATTTCCGCTAGAGATCTTAGAGCTCGCCGATTCACTAGAGATTCTGGATCTTTCAGGGAATCAGTTATCGGAGCTTCCACAAGAGTTAACACAGCTAACTAATCTACGTATTATCTTTGCGTCGAATAACCTATTTACGCACCTTCCTGATGTTCTTGGTTCGCTTCCTAAGCTTGAAATGGTTGGCTTTAAGACCAACCAAATCAAAACCGTGAGTGAAGAGTCCCTACCCGCTCAATTGCGCTGGTTGATCCTGACCGACAATGCCATCGAAGTTCTGCCTAACTCACTGGGTGAAAGACCACGACTGCAAAAACTGGCACTCGCAGGCAACCAACTTCGTACTCTACCTGAGAGTATGGAAAAGCTATCCAACCTCGGACTGGTTCGATTGTCTGCAAACCAACTGACTGAATTCCCAGAGTTTCTTATTAAGCTACCAAAGCTTGCTTGGTTAGCCTTTGCGGGTAATCCATTTTGCAAACACCCTAGCAGCTTAGATAGCGTGCCAGCTGTGAGTTCTCAATGTTACTCATTGAATCAAGTGCTTGGTCAAGGTGCTTCAGGCGTGATCTCTCATGCAAGCTGGCTAAATAGCGATTTTGATTTCCCTCAGGAAGTAGCAGTTAAAGTCTTCAAAGGCGAAGTGACAAGCGACGGTTACCCACATGACGAACTGGAAGCGTGTCTTCAAGCTGGTCACCATAGCAACCTAGTGAAGTCTATCGCCCAAGTGGACGAGCAAGACTACTTAGCTTTGGTTATGGAGCTTATCCCAAGCAGCTATTACAACCTAGGCTTGCCACCGACACTCGAGACTTGCACACGTGATACTTTCCCAGAAGGTTTCGAACTTCCAATCGCGCAAATCGACAACATCGTGACTCAAATGATTGATGTATTTAATCACCTTCATGACAACAAGGTTTGTCACGGTGACTTGTATGCGCACAACACCCTAGTCAATGAGCAAGGCCAAATGATCTTTGGTGATTTTGGCGCAGCGACTATCTACGGTTACCTAACAGAGGAGCAGCAACAAGGCATTCGACGCATCGAAGCTCGCGCTCTCAAGTATTTTATTGAAGACCTACTAACGGTTTGCTCTACTGAAGATAGAGATTCAGAACAGTACAAGAAACTTGAAAACTATCACGCATAA
- the yqfB gene encoding N(4)-acetylcytidine aminohydrolase, which yields MTAPTTMTFFERFETDILSGKKTITIRDESERDYQPGSVVEVSTLEQGRVFCNLKIISVEPILFDELGEFHAQQENMTLEVLKGVIQDIYPGISELYVVSYELVA from the coding sequence ATGACCGCACCTACCACTATGACGTTCTTCGAACGTTTTGAAACCGATATCCTTTCAGGCAAAAAGACGATCACCATTCGCGATGAATCAGAGCGCGATTACCAGCCAGGTAGCGTTGTGGAAGTATCAACGCTAGAGCAAGGACGTGTGTTCTGTAACCTTAAGATCATCAGCGTTGAGCCAATCTTGTTTGATGAACTGGGCGAGTTCCATGCTCAGCAAGAGAACATGACGTTAGAAGTTCTGAAGGGCGTAATTCAAGACATCTACCCTGGAATCTCAGAGCTTTATGTCGTCTCTTATGAGTTGGTAGCTTAA
- the rplT gene encoding 50S ribosomal protein L20 — translation MPRVKRGVQARARHKKVLKQAKGYYGARSRVYRVAFQAVTKAGQYAYRDRRNKKRQFRQLWIARINAASRQNGLSYSRFINGLKKASIEIDRKILADIAVFDKAAFAVLVEKAKASL, via the coding sequence ATGCCTCGCGTAAAACGTGGTGTACAAGCTCGTGCACGTCATAAGAAAGTTCTAAAACAAGCTAAAGGTTACTACGGAGCACGTTCACGTGTTTACCGCGTAGCTTTCCAAGCAGTTACCAAAGCTGGTCAATACGCTTACCGTGACCGTCGCAACAAGAAACGTCAATTCCGTCAACTTTGGATTGCACGTATCAACGCGGCATCTCGTCAAAATGGTCTATCTTACAGCCGTTTCATCAACGGTCTTAAGAAAGCATCTATCGAGATCGATCGTAAGATTCTTGCTGACATCGCAGTATTCGACAAAGCAGCATTTGCTGTTCTAGTTGAAAAAGCGAAAGCATCTCTATAA
- the rpmI gene encoding 50S ribosomal protein L35, which yields MPKMKTNKGAAKRFQKTAGGIKFKHAGKRHILTKRTTKNKRQLRPNSILPKCEVAQVLRMMPYA from the coding sequence ATGCCTAAGATGAAAACCAACAAAGGTGCTGCTAAGCGTTTCCAGAAAACTGCTGGTGGTATTAAGTTTAAGCACGCTGGTAAACGTCACATCCTGACTAAGCGTACTACTAAGAACAAGCGTCAGCTACGTCCGAACTCGATCCTTCCTAAATGTGAAGTTGCTCAAGTTCTACGTATGATGCCATACGCTTAA